agattgaactctttggcatKagtgccaagcatcacgtctggaggaaacctggcaccatccttacggtgaagcgtggtggcagcatcatgctgtggggatgtttttcagYgacagggactgggagactagtcaggatcgagggaaagatgaacggagcaatgtacagagatccttgatgaaaacctgctccagagcgctaaggaactccgactgggggcgaaggttcatcttccaacaggacgaccctaagcacacagccaagacaacgctggagtggcttcggaacaaatctctgaatgttcttgagtggcctagacagagcccggacttgaacccgatcaaacatctctggcgagacctgaaaatagctgtgcatcaatgctccccttccaacctaacagagcttgagaggatctgcagagaatgggagaaactccccaaatacaggtgtgccaagSttgtagcgtcatacccaagaagaatcaaggctgtaatcgctgcctaaggtgcttcaacaaagtactgagtaaagggtctgaatacttatgtaaatgtgatttcatttttatttattttttacatttgcaaaaaWTTCAAAaaaatcaaggctgtaatcgatttgtcattatgaggtattgtgtgtagattgaggggaaaaaatacaattgaatcaattttagaacaaggctgtaatgtaacaaaacttGAAAGAAGTAAAGGgttctgaataatttctgaatgcactatgtGCTTTATAGAGTCCATCTTAGCTTATAATATTACGGGTTTTAGGGAACATTTTAGGGAATATTGTTTGGTGCTCTAGGGAACAGATCAGAACCCATTTAACAGGGTAATAAGAATCAGTGGGAAGGTCATCAGAGCAAGCAAGTGTCTGCCATAGCATTGTTGCTGCACTTTTCAAATGAAAAGCCTCAGTGCAGCTGCTTTTGAATGCATGACCCTCATGGGACATTTGCAAGTGAATAGGTTGGTGTTTCCCCTTTTGATGCTTGAAAGCGAAAATGCTACACACTTTCTCCAAATGGCTGCGATACCAGCTAACCCTATTCCAAGCATACTGGTATATAAACAAGGATAGCTACTTGCCCACAGTTAAGTTTTTCGACATCACCATTATCAAGAGCTTGAAATCTTGAGAATTTACGACTCAACTTCAAACTTTCAATCTCAAGCCAACCAATGCTCTGAAAAGCTACTCTCAGACAATTGAAGTCCAAATAGGTTACATATGTCATGTTGTGGAAAGCGTAATTTAATGATTTGAACAACAGCAAGAGGTATTGTTGTGCAAGAAAGGTGAAAGTGTACTACAGCCTAAGCAGATCATGTTCATTTTATTTGCGTAATCTCTCTTGTACCTGCAGGCTATGAACTTTGTGTATTGCAGTAGTAATTGGCTCCCTGTTGGGATCATTTATGAGTGACACATTTTTGTGATGTTTTCAAAGGAATAAATTGTATTCATCAGTAACACAATCCTCATACTCCTCTCGTTCACAGAAACAAAATGAATGTTGGCGTAGCGCACAGTGAGGTGAACCCCAACACTCGKGTCATGAACAGTCGAGGGATCTGGCTCACCTATGCCCTTGGTGTTGGAATGCTTCACATTGTGCTCTTGAGCATACCCTTCTTCGGTGTACCTGTGGTGTGGACTCTCACAAATGTTATACACAATTTTGTAAGTCATTTTTCTTCTCACGCTTTAATAACCTATTACCAGTTTGTTGTTCTTTCTTTCAGCCATTTCatggtaacccccccccccccccccaaagttggTGCCTAGACAATTGTATCTTCCTCAATGCACTGGCCTCTCATTGTTCCTTGCGCAATCTGTTGAATAAAGAAACAAGGTCACTGACATGACAACTCACTAAGTTTAACTGTTGTCCCCATATTGGAAAAGTCTTCTGTATCATGGCCATTAAAAGGCAACCACAATATCCTGCTATTTTAGTTCAACAGCTTATTGTTTACTGTATCTTTTGCTTGCCATTTAACTGCTAGTTCAGCTGGTATATGAAGACTTTTCACAGACCCTGTTATTTCATCGAATGTAGCATTCTCATTCAAATGACCTGATGTTCTCAGTGCCAAGTGTTGTGAAGGAACTTAGGAGGTGATTAACCAGAACATACTCACTCCAATGTCCCACGTATGACCTAGTAGTTAATAAAGTATCAGTTGAGGTAATTGTGAGGCTTTGGTCAGCTTTGCACCAGTAAGCAGATTTCACACGCACTCCGCTTCTTATCATAAATACAGTTCCGATTCTATCCCAGCTCCTTCCAAGAAAGGATGaatgaattaaaataaatatttcatttaAATGAACCAAAAGGACACGTAGTTGTGCTGCAACATCTACCCTCAGTCTCAGGCACCATTTTCTACTTTATGATTAGTTTGTCTTGTCTTAGTGGACTGTCTCTCGCCATCAAGATTTGGACTCATTCACTATGTGTCTGTCTTGCAGGGGATGTATGTCTTCATGCATGCAGTGAAAGGCACTCCGTTTGAGACCCCAGACCAAGGCAAAGCCCGGCTCCTGACACATTGGGAACAGTTGGACTACGGCGTGCAGTTCACATCATCCAGAAAATTCTTCACCATCTCCCCAATCATTTTGTACGTCGCCTCCCGTCATTTAGAACAAGAGGTTACATTTTTGTCCATTGTCTTTAGATACCCATTTAGCATCCAATGCAGAAATAATTGCAAACTGTATGGgacggtttcccggacacagatcaatcctagtcctggactaaaaaacacTTCAATYCTCCATTGARAATGCGTTTTAGTCCAggataggcttaatctgtgtctggggaaaCCGGCCCTATAAATTCCAACTGTTGACCATGTTGCAGAGCTTTTTTTAGCTGACATGTTTGCTAACTTGTCTTATTTTGTTTCTCCCCCTAGATATTTTCTTGCAAGTTTCTACACGAAGTACGACACAACACACTTTGTCATAAACACTGCTTCCCTTTTGAGTGTGCTGATCCCCAAATTGCCACAACTACACGGAGTCCGCATCTTTGGCATCAACAAGTATTAAGCtgagtgttgagggtcagtggtTGGACAAACGCTCAAAGGAGCTATTGGCTCATAGCAAGATGAATAGTTAACCCTATTTAYTCTGTACCACTGGAGTTTGTACTGAGCagttttgtacagtatgtgtaattGTCACTCATTGTTTAGATACGCCAGGTTAAACTATAGTGGGAGACATAGAGAGCGCCGATAATTCCATGTGCATTACTAacttatatttaatttttttttttatctacataGACCTGGGCTGGCCCATGTTTAAAAAGTGGAGctttttttgttctgtttttgtttgcCCCCACTTCACACAGTGACACAAAGATTGCGTTCCTCCTTGTTACAATAAATGTTTCTCATCGTAACCGAAAGCCTTGGAAATATCAGATGcatttttaaagataatttctCCATAAAAGTAGGGGCCTATGGTTCAATGTTGGACACTTATTTTTAGATGGGTTATCATTGCTGAAAAGAACTGAACaatatgaaatacacattttGCATGATTTCCTTGGTATATGAATCATTTCTCATTGTTACTCAGTTCTATAGGGCagttatttttttcagtgtatataGTTGTATGTATAGGTTCATGTCTTTCTTGGTGATTTTTCATAAGATGTGT
This genomic window from Salvelinus sp. IW2-2015 unplaced genomic scaffold, ASM291031v2 Un_scaffold1322, whole genome shotgun sequence contains:
- the ormdl1 gene encoding ORM1-like protein 1 isoform X1, encoding MNVGVAHSEVNPNTRVMNSRGIWLTYALGVGMLHIVLLSIPFFGVPVVWTLTNVIHNFGMYVFMHAVKGTPFETPDQGKARLLTHWEQLDYGVQFTSSRKFFTISPIILYVASRHLEQEIFSCKFLHEVRHNTLCHKHCFPFECADPQIATTTRSPHLWHQQVLS
- the ormdl1 gene encoding ORM1-like protein 1 isoform X2, translated to MNVGVAHSEVNPNTRVMNSRGIWLTYALGVGMLHIVLLSIPFFGVPVVWTLTNVIHNFGMYVFMHAVKGTPFETPDQGKARLLTHWEQLDYGVQFTSSRKFFTISPIILYFLASFYTKYDTTHFVINTASLLSVLIPKLPQLHGVRIFGINKY